One Chitinophaga sp. H8 DNA window includes the following coding sequences:
- a CDS encoding RagB/SusD family nutrient uptake outer membrane protein, which yields MMNNVIKRFNIKVASLLLLTVSVISCNNFLEVTPKDQVSANTLFENTTNADLFLNNVYTGLQGPFTTYDPTENFSDNAMNGVGGTVSRVLYATSVYTPSNAPSYWGLYNNIRAANLFIQNVTKSALDETWKKQRLGEARFLRAYFYSVLWTYYGGVPIITDILSQKDGDEMFRARNTDEETFKFITDECAASAEDLPLQAEAGRATKGAALTLKGWCELFAASALKNPTNDKAKWAKAAATNKQVIDLKKYDLFPDYNTQFFEENNDNIETIFAKKYLGGTSLGGGREGLQGTWIVGGIQRAYGGVNPTQELVDDYVMSNGLPITDPASGYDPQNPYVNREQRFYQSVIYDGATWLGYEIVTRHGAGSKNETDLSNINESTNTGYCLLKGLNPKYAINGNNQQNSANFIIFRYAEVLLSYAEAQNEAVGPDASVYDAVDKVRDRSALSGLPKNLTQEEMRKAIRRERRIELAFEEKRWFDLIRWKIAEKNLNGTLHAILIENGVYKVIPAAEGKRIFYPEKNYVYPIPQSAMDKNTKLVQNPNY from the coding sequence ATGATGAACAACGTAATTAAACGATTCAATATAAAGGTTGCGTCACTGCTTTTATTGACAGTGAGTGTGATTTCCTGTAATAATTTTCTCGAAGTAACACCTAAAGACCAGGTGTCTGCCAATACACTTTTTGAAAATACCACCAATGCAGATCTGTTTCTCAATAATGTATACACCGGATTACAAGGGCCTTTCACTACATATGACCCAACAGAGAATTTCTCAGATAATGCTATGAATGGAGTGGGTGGCACAGTAAGCAGGGTGCTCTATGCCACCTCCGTATATACCCCCAGCAATGCACCAAGTTATTGGGGATTGTATAACAATATACGGGCGGCCAATTTATTTATCCAGAATGTGACCAAGTCCGCACTCGATGAAACCTGGAAAAAACAAAGGCTGGGAGAAGCCCGTTTTCTGAGAGCATACTTTTACTCTGTATTGTGGACCTATTATGGTGGCGTACCTATTATCACCGATATCCTGAGCCAGAAGGATGGGGATGAAATGTTCAGGGCCCGTAATACCGACGAGGAAACCTTTAAATTCATTACAGACGAATGTGCCGCCAGTGCGGAAGACCTTCCCCTTCAGGCAGAAGCTGGAAGAGCTACAAAAGGAGCTGCCCTCACCCTGAAAGGATGGTGCGAACTGTTTGCAGCCAGTGCCCTGAAAAACCCCACCAATGATAAAGCCAAATGGGCAAAGGCTGCTGCTACCAACAAACAGGTAATAGATCTCAAGAAATATGATTTATTTCCTGATTACAATACCCAGTTTTTTGAGGAAAACAATGATAATATAGAAACGATATTCGCGAAGAAATATTTAGGTGGTACTTCACTCGGTGGCGGCCGGGAAGGCTTACAGGGAACATGGATTGTAGGTGGCATACAGCGTGCATATGGTGGTGTAAATCCTACTCAGGAACTGGTGGATGACTACGTAATGTCCAATGGCCTTCCTATTACCGATCCTGCTTCAGGCTATGATCCTCAAAATCCTTATGTAAACAGGGAGCAGCGGTTTTACCAGTCAGTTATTTATGATGGTGCTACCTGGTTAGGATACGAAATAGTTACCCGCCACGGTGCCGGCAGTAAGAATGAAACAGACCTGAGCAATATCAACGAATCTACCAACACAGGATATTGTTTGCTGAAAGGGCTGAACCCAAAGTATGCCATCAATGGAAATAATCAGCAAAACAGCGCCAATTTTATTATTTTCAGATATGCAGAAGTACTGCTTAGTTATGCAGAAGCGCAAAATGAAGCAGTAGGCCCGGATGCTTCTGTATATGATGCGGTTGACAAAGTGCGGGATCGTTCTGCGTTGTCAGGGCTACCCAAAAACCTGACCCAGGAGGAAATGCGTAAGGCTATCCGTCGTGAACGCAGGATAGAACTGGCCTTTGAAGAAAAACGCTGGTTTGATCTGATCCGGTGGAAGATAGCAGAGAAAAATCTGAACGGCACATTACATGCCATACTCATCGAAAATGGCGTATATAAGGTGATCCCTGCTGCAGAAGGTAAAAGAATATTCTATCCTGAAAAAAATTACGTGTACCCTATCCCGCAGTCAGCAATGGATAAAAATACAAAATTAGTACAGAACCCGAATTATTGA
- a CDS encoding neutral/alkaline non-lysosomal ceramidase N-terminal domain-containing protein — protein MKRIRVIDLNKNFRKYCHSVKRAGYWLPFSLLLFFTSFVVQTTNAQLRAAVVKVDITPSDPQYLLGYQERKSTGVLDKIYHRIVAIDDGTTQFFIISSDICLYSPSEYDKVAARLQKQYGINPLNVWWSVTHTHSAPEVGVTGLYGIYMGERMKHEIDAAYTSMVEQKLVDGILEARKKLEPVRLGVGWGFSQANINRRALDVNGKASLGMNPDGPVDRRIGLLRFDKADGSPLVLIANYAMHGTVMSGANLDISGDAPGVVSEYVEQKIGAPVMYINGAAGNLAPIYSTYPNWRAGHLTQFKVLLGDKILEANKRIKTGIDELKMVTGSLTVETPRKPGMDWSADLAKYSTTKAGVNMVKLPVRFLKINQDIAIWSAPIELFCEVSNEVRDRSPFSHTFYFGYTNGWFGYMPTAAEWPHGGYEVETVSPFTDAAAKDLTEAVVGYLQGNMKTKTPAVTPKRKK, from the coding sequence ATGAAACGTATCAGAGTAATTGATTTGAACAAAAACTTTCGCAAGTACTGTCATTCTGTGAAGCGTGCAGGCTATTGGCTTCCTTTTTCGCTCTTGCTGTTCTTCACTTCTTTTGTGGTACAGACAACCAATGCACAACTACGTGCTGCGGTAGTGAAGGTGGATATTACCCCTTCAGATCCGCAATATCTACTGGGCTATCAGGAGCGAAAATCAACGGGCGTGCTCGATAAGATCTATCACCGCATTGTGGCAATAGATGATGGTACTACGCAATTTTTTATCATTTCCTCTGATATCTGTCTTTATTCTCCTTCAGAATATGATAAGGTAGCTGCCAGATTACAGAAACAATATGGGATCAATCCTTTGAATGTATGGTGGTCTGTGACACATACACATTCTGCACCCGAAGTAGGGGTTACCGGTTTGTATGGAATCTATATGGGAGAACGCATGAAACACGAAATAGATGCAGCATATACTTCCATGGTAGAACAGAAATTAGTAGATGGTATCCTGGAAGCCCGTAAAAAGCTGGAGCCGGTACGCCTGGGTGTTGGCTGGGGATTTTCACAGGCCAATATCAATCGCCGTGCCCTGGATGTCAATGGCAAAGCCTCCCTTGGCATGAATCCGGACGGACCAGTAGATCGCCGGATAGGACTGCTGCGATTTGATAAGGCAGATGGCAGCCCTTTGGTATTGATTGCGAATTATGCTATGCACGGCACCGTTATGAGCGGGGCTAACCTTGACATCAGCGGTGATGCGCCGGGTGTGGTATCCGAATATGTAGAGCAAAAAATTGGCGCACCGGTGATGTATATTAATGGCGCAGCCGGCAACCTGGCGCCCATTTATAGTACTTATCCGAATTGGAGAGCCGGACACCTGACACAGTTTAAAGTGCTGCTGGGTGATAAAATACTGGAAGCCAATAAAAGAATTAAAACGGGTATTGATGAACTTAAAATGGTAACCGGCTCACTGACAGTGGAAACACCCCGCAAGCCGGGAATGGATTGGTCTGCCGACCTGGCAAAGTATTCCACTACAAAAGCAGGTGTTAATATGGTAAAACTTCCGGTACGCTTCCTGAAAATCAATCAGGATATAGCGATATGGAGTGCACCCATAGAGCTGTTTTGTGAGGTATCTAATGAAGTGCGCGACCGCTCCCCCTTTTCCCACACTTTTTATTTCGGATATACCAACGGCTGGTTTGGCTACATGCCTACTGCTGCAGAATGGCCACACGGCGGGTATGAGGTGGAAACCGTTTCTCCATTTACCGATGCTGCTGCTAAAGACCTGACTGAAGCCGTTGTCGGATATTTACAGGGGAACATGAAAACAAAGACACCTGCTGTAACACCTAAACGGAAAAAGTAG